In Silene latifolia isolate original U9 population chromosome X, ASM4854445v1, whole genome shotgun sequence, the following proteins share a genomic window:
- the LOC141617345 gene encoding uncharacterized protein LOC141617345: protein MEDAAPESYADSPFIYEMARVDLPKKFLIPSIRTYDGTSDPHNHVAFYKQKMLVASIPSEFRQVCMCKGFGTTLTCPTLQWYINLPNGRIKSFADLVNTFNQQFASSMELEKHSSDLYRVTQIKDESLRSFLARFNKEKVSIPRCDIATAVEEFMQGLLPKSDLYVELTKYSCHSFEDVQAKTLAYIRLEEDKSYKFGGSCNPKDYDKPNRKSGGKSNNYSSGPYTRPDQSEVNLTQEQQGLIKRLDNIGRVVRWPRKLDNPNPRKDHTKWCIPNVHHDGLVLSMQIGTANVRRILVDGGSSVNLIMLDVLKAMKIKDDQITRKSSVFVGFNGETKSTLGEIYLPTYEEGVATYEIFGVLDCLSSYNVILRRP from the exons atggaagacgCTGCCCCGGAAAGTTATGCTGACTCACCTTTCATATATGAGATGGCCAGAGTAGATCTTCCCAAGAAATTCTTAATTCCATCTATAAGAACCTATGATGGAACCTCAGATCCACATAACCATGTAGCCTTctacaaacaaaaaatgttggttGCATCTATCCCCAGTGAGTTTAGGCAAgtatgcatgtgcaaaggattcggaaCTACCCTGACTTGTCCTACACTACAATGGTACAttaacctgccaaatggaagaaTCAAGTCCTTCGCTGACTTGGTCAATACATTCAATCAACAGTTTGCTAGCAGCATGGAACTGGAGAAACATTCCAGTGATCTATACAGGGTTACCCAGATCAAAGATGAGAGCCTCAGGAGCTTCCTTGCTaggttcaacaaagaaaaagtttcCATACCTAGATGTGACATCGCTACAGCAGTGGAAGAATTCATGCAGGGATTGCTACCCAAGAGCGATCTGTATGTAGAATTAACCAAGTATTCATGTCActcctttgaagatgtccaggcaAAGACGCTTGCCTATATTAGGCTAGAAGAAGACAAGAGTTACAAGTTTGGAGGGTCCTGCAATCCAAAAGACTATGACAAGCCAAATAGAAAAAGTGGCGGCAAAAGCAACAACTACAGTAGTGGTCCATATACCAGACCTGATCAATCCGAAGTCAACCTGACGCAAGAACAGCAAG gattgatcaaaCGATTGGACAACATAGGACGagtagtcagatggcccaggaagttaGACAACCCGAATCCAAGGAAGGACCATACCAAATGGT GTATCCCTAACGTCCATCATGATGGCCTAGTGCTTTCCATGCAAATTGGAACTGCCAATGTAAGGAGGATcttagtagatggaggcagctcagtgaacctgatcatgctagaCGTGCTCAAAGCCATGAAGATCAAGGACGATCAAATTACCAGAAAGTCTAGTGTCTTTGTAGGGTTCAATGGCGAGACAAAGAGCACCTTGGGAGAAATCTACCTCCCTACTTATGAGGAAGGCGTCGCAACCTACGAAatatttggagtcctggactgcctgtccTCTTACAACGTCATCCTACGCAGACCCTAG